The Lutra lutra chromosome 15, mLutLut1.2, whole genome shotgun sequence genome includes a region encoding these proteins:
- the CD34 gene encoding hematopoietic progenitor cell antigen CD34 isoform X1 — translation MLVGRGARAGRGMPRGWTALCLLSLLPSGFTTMENITSITTNSTSQELTSAVSANVSNQETTTQSLLGNTTLLSVSRDTSGTTTAISETTVNITSTSEIIPVSGTMNSTVQSQTSLAITVTSIPTNFSTSAMTLQSRLPLGNVSDPPYNSTSLVTSPTEYYTSFSLTLSIIKGEIKCSQVKEVKLTQGICLELNETSSCEDFKKDNEEKLTQVLCEKEQAEAGARVCSLLLAQSEVSPHCLLLVLANRTERSSKFQLLQKHQTDLEKLGIRGFTEQDVGSHQSYSRKTLIALVTSGILLAILGTTGYFLMNRRSWSPTGERLGEDPYYTENGGGQGYSSGPGSSPEAQGKASVNRGAQENGTGQATSRNGHSARQHVVADTEL, via the exons CCTCTGGGTTCACAACTATGGAAAACATAACTTCTATTACCACAAACTCAACCTCCCAAGAATTAACTTCAGCTGTTTCTGCAAATGTATCCAACCAGGAAACCACCACACAAAGTCTTCTTGGAAATAccaccctgctctctgtctctcggGACACCAGTGGGACCACAACAGCCATCTCAG AGACTACAGTCAACATCACATCTACCTCTGAGATCATCCCAGTGTCTGGGACCATGAACTCTACCGTCCAGTCACAGACCTCTTTAGCTATCACAGTAACTTCTATCCCCACCAACTTTTCAACTTCAGCTATGACCTTGCAGTCCAGACTCCCACTTGGAAATGTTTCAGATCCTCCATACAATAGCACCAGCCTTGTGACATCCCCCACTGAATATTATACATCCTTTTCTCTTACCCTAAGTATCATCAAG gGAGAAATCAAATGTTCCCAAGTCAAGGAAGTGAAATTGACCCAAGGTATCTGCCTAGAGCTAAATGAGACCTCCAGCTGT gAGGACTTTAAGAAGGACAATGAAGAGAAACTGACCCAAGTGCTATGTGAGAAGGAGCAGGCTGAGGCTGGGGCCAGGGTGTGCTCCTTGCTCCTGGCCCAGTCTGAGGTGAGCCCTCACTGCCTGCTGCTGGTCTTGGCCAACAGAACAG AACGTTCCAGTAAGTTCCAGCTTCTGCAGAAGCACCAGACTGACCTGGAAAAG CTGGGGATCCGTGGCTTCACCGAACAAGATGTTGGGAGCCACCAGAGCTATTCCCGCAAGACCCTGATTGCACTGGTCACCTCAGGGATCCTGCTGGCTATCTTGGGAACCACTGGCTATTTCCTGATGAACCGCCGTAGCTGGAGCCCCACAGGAGAAAGGCTG GGCGAAGACCCTTATTACACGGAGAACGGTGGAGGCCAGGGCTATAGCTCAGGCCCTGGGTCCTCCCCTGAGGCTCAGGGAAAGGCCAGTGTGAACCGAGGGGCTCAGGAGAACGGGACCGGCCAGGCCACATCCAGAAACGGCCATTCAGCAAGACAACACGTGGTGGCTGACACGGAATTGTGA
- the CD34 gene encoding hematopoietic progenitor cell antigen CD34 isoform X2: protein MLVGRGARAGRGMPRGWTALCLLSLLPSGFTTMENITSITTNSTSQELTSAVSANVSNQETTTQSLLGNTTLLSVSRDTSGTTTAISETTVNITSTSEIIPVSGTMNSTVQSQTSLAITVTSIPTNFSTSAMTLQSRLPLGNVSDPPYNSTSLVTSPTEYYTSFSLTLSIIKGEIKCSQVKEVKLTQGICLELNETSSCEDFKKDNEEKLTQVLCEKEQAEAGARVCSLLLAQSEVSPHCLLLVLANRTERSSKFQLLQKHQTDLEKLGIRGFTEQDVGSHQSYSRKTLIALVTSGILLAILGTTGYFLMNRRSWSPTGERLELEP from the exons CCTCTGGGTTCACAACTATGGAAAACATAACTTCTATTACCACAAACTCAACCTCCCAAGAATTAACTTCAGCTGTTTCTGCAAATGTATCCAACCAGGAAACCACCACACAAAGTCTTCTTGGAAATAccaccctgctctctgtctctcggGACACCAGTGGGACCACAACAGCCATCTCAG AGACTACAGTCAACATCACATCTACCTCTGAGATCATCCCAGTGTCTGGGACCATGAACTCTACCGTCCAGTCACAGACCTCTTTAGCTATCACAGTAACTTCTATCCCCACCAACTTTTCAACTTCAGCTATGACCTTGCAGTCCAGACTCCCACTTGGAAATGTTTCAGATCCTCCATACAATAGCACCAGCCTTGTGACATCCCCCACTGAATATTATACATCCTTTTCTCTTACCCTAAGTATCATCAAG gGAGAAATCAAATGTTCCCAAGTCAAGGAAGTGAAATTGACCCAAGGTATCTGCCTAGAGCTAAATGAGACCTCCAGCTGT gAGGACTTTAAGAAGGACAATGAAGAGAAACTGACCCAAGTGCTATGTGAGAAGGAGCAGGCTGAGGCTGGGGCCAGGGTGTGCTCCTTGCTCCTGGCCCAGTCTGAGGTGAGCCCTCACTGCCTGCTGCTGGTCTTGGCCAACAGAACAG AACGTTCCAGTAAGTTCCAGCTTCTGCAGAAGCACCAGACTGACCTGGAAAAG CTGGGGATCCGTGGCTTCACCGAACAAGATGTTGGGAGCCACCAGAGCTATTCCCGCAAGACCCTGATTGCACTGGTCACCTCAGGGATCCTGCTGGCTATCTTGGGAACCACTGGCTATTTCCTGATGAACCGCCGTAGCTGGAGCCCCACAGGAGAAAGGCTG GAGCTGGAACCCTGA